The proteins below are encoded in one region of Halocatena salina:
- a CDS encoding antibiotic ABC transporter permease produces MTQRIPAQTTETSVSNDEQRLIEVLRKTLAYARKRGYRGWDYGDGMSSRLLRMLPVDNRWLNIFVQELAKRPPINLRPLLLVEQRRNYKGTALFAMANLNTAGLLGEIDGESASKIDMESIAKNGTTDDTNEPVNYTREAYQLNEWLIANRSVGYSGFCGGHNHKIQHINSKGLPNDPDIVSTSFAVKSLLSATELDPMYASIARTAEEFLVDDLDYRTVDDGAIINYHLNHSTDVYTINAGAIGARMLIDLYAYFEKESHRQRAQEIFDHIVNLQTDIGGWTYREPSSSSHLSMDNHHNGFIIESLLRYRDVTGSDRYDETIDRALSFYRETLFDSSGAPNWDENKTYPRDIHASAQGILVFTYAGELDFARRILAWALDQLYAGNGQFYYRKHRLYTTRITLMRWCQAWMAYAISEYLTALSDFRSSMTSL; encoded by the coding sequence ATGACACAACGCATCCCGGCTCAGACGACAGAAACGTCCGTATCGAACGACGAGCAACGCCTCATCGAAGTTCTGCGCAAAACGCTGGCGTATGCTCGCAAGCGGGGGTATAGAGGATGGGACTACGGAGACGGAATGAGTAGCCGACTGCTCCGGATGCTCCCAGTAGACAACAGATGGCTCAACATTTTCGTTCAGGAGTTGGCCAAACGGCCACCGATCAACCTCCGGCCGTTGTTACTCGTCGAGCAACGGCGAAACTACAAAGGAACGGCGCTGTTTGCGATGGCGAATCTGAACACTGCTGGACTCCTCGGCGAGATTGATGGAGAGTCGGCAAGCAAGATCGACATGGAATCCATCGCCAAAAACGGCACGACTGACGACACGAACGAGCCGGTCAATTACACACGAGAAGCGTATCAGCTCAACGAGTGGCTCATTGCGAACCGAAGCGTCGGATACAGCGGTTTCTGTGGCGGACACAACCACAAGATCCAACACATCAACAGCAAAGGGCTTCCGAACGACCCGGACATCGTCTCGACGTCCTTTGCCGTCAAGTCGTTGCTCTCAGCCACGGAGCTCGATCCGATGTATGCTTCTATCGCACGAACGGCAGAGGAGTTTCTCGTGGACGATCTCGACTACCGCACTGTCGACGACGGCGCAATCATCAACTATCATCTAAATCATTCGACTGATGTCTACACCATCAACGCCGGTGCGATCGGCGCTCGGATGCTCATCGACCTGTATGCGTACTTCGAAAAGGAGTCCCATCGCCAACGGGCACAAGAGATATTCGATCACATCGTGAATCTCCAAACCGATATCGGGGGATGGACCTACCGGGAGCCATCGTCGTCATCGCATCTTTCGATGGACAATCACCACAACGGGTTCATCATCGAGTCGCTGCTCCGGTATCGAGACGTGACTGGTTCGGACCGGTACGACGAGACGATCGACCGAGCGCTCTCGTTCTATCGAGAGACGTTGTTTGATTCCTCCGGAGCACCGAATTGGGACGAGAACAAAACGTATCCACGCGATATCCACGCGAGCGCACAAGGGATCCTCGTGTTCACATACGCCGGTGAGCTCGACTTCGCCCGGCGCATCCTCGCGTGGGCGCTCGATCAGCTGTACGCTGGAAACGGACAGTTCTACTACCGGAAACACCGACTGTACACCACCAGAATCACGCTCATGCGGTGGTGTCAAGCGTGGATGGCGTATGCCATTTCGGAGTATCTCACTGCACTGTCCGATTTTCGGTCGTCAATGACATCGCTGTAG
- a CDS encoding DUF354 domain-containing protein: MRYVFFTNTPAHVHLYKHVVRRLQAEGHAVSVMARDYGCTTALLDWHGIDHTVYGGCDTTRWSLLGRLPHHYLHIVSHTRAFDPDVIFGMGAYAAHAGALTRTPTVLVLDSEPTGIDHAVSMPFARTIVTPQAFQKDLGTNHYVFAGFKESAYLHPEVYEPSTDIRERLGLGASDRYVLVRFNAFGSHHDVGQGGFSDEQRRTLIERLADHATVFVSDEGGTLSLDSLPARPFDDHPGVLHDALAEASLLVADTQTMVTEAALLGTPAIRSNSFVGPDDMGNFLELESNGLVYNLQSFDTVLKTAERLLNRPNLETEWRRKRDRYVVDMVNLSSVLTSLARASGDTAAVEELHPRPHVPERSTPRPPRQEN, encoded by the coding sequence ATGCGATACGTTTTCTTCACGAACACACCAGCCCACGTCCATCTGTATAAGCACGTCGTGCGCCGGCTCCAGGCGGAGGGACACGCAGTTTCAGTCATGGCACGGGATTACGGCTGTACGACCGCACTGCTCGATTGGCACGGCATCGATCACACCGTGTACGGTGGGTGTGACACGACACGATGGTCCTTGCTCGGACGGCTCCCTCACCATTACCTCCATATCGTGAGTCACACGCGCGCGTTCGATCCCGACGTGATTTTCGGGATGGGCGCCTATGCGGCCCACGCAGGCGCGCTCACGAGAACCCCGACGGTGTTGGTACTTGACTCGGAACCGACCGGGATAGACCACGCCGTGTCGATGCCGTTTGCCCGAACCATCGTGACTCCACAGGCGTTTCAGAAGGATCTGGGAACGAACCACTACGTGTTTGCGGGATTCAAAGAGAGTGCGTATCTCCACCCCGAGGTGTATGAACCATCTACCGACATCCGCGAGCGACTCGGTCTTGGCGCGAGTGACCGATACGTCCTCGTTCGGTTCAACGCGTTCGGTTCCCACCACGATGTGGGGCAGGGAGGGTTTTCCGACGAGCAACGCCGGACGCTCATCGAACGTCTCGCCGATCACGCCACAGTGTTCGTCTCCGATGAAGGAGGAACCCTCTCGCTTGACTCGCTGCCCGCTCGGCCGTTCGACGATCATCCGGGGGTGTTACACGACGCGCTTGCCGAGGCGTCGTTGCTCGTTGCGGACACACAGACGATGGTGACCGAGGCAGCACTGCTTGGAACGCCTGCGATCCGGTCGAACTCCTTTGTCGGACCGGACGATATGGGGAATTTCCTCGAACTGGAGTCGAACGGTCTCGTGTACAACCTCCAATCGTTTGACACCGTTCTCAAAACTGCCGAACGGTTGTTGAACCGACCGAACCTCGAAACTGAGTGGCGACGAAAGCGCGATCGGTACGTGGTGGATATGGTCAATCTCTCATCGGTACTCACGTCTCTCGCACGCGCGAGTGGGGACACCGCTGCTGTCGAGGAACTCCATCCCCGCCCCCACGTCCCCGAACGGAGCACCCCCCGTCCTCCCCGACAAGAGAATTGA
- a CDS encoding HalOD1 output domain-containing protein: protein MDKKMGRTSREPVRSGASEFLYDSSRHALGVRVIEAVGDVAGVDETEITTPLNEVIDPEALNALFKNGVGGEVRFTFDGYRITVTVSEDGTGHIYVE, encoded by the coding sequence ATGGATAAGAAGATGGGCCGAACGTCCCGCGAACCGGTACGATCCGGTGCATCGGAGTTCCTGTACGACTCTTCCAGACACGCCCTTGGAGTACGCGTTATCGAGGCGGTTGGCGACGTTGCAGGGGTCGATGAGACGGAGATCACGACCCCACTGAACGAAGTGATCGATCCAGAAGCGTTGAACGCCTTATTCAAGAACGGCGTTGGGGGAGAAGTACGGTTCACCTTTGACGGATACCGCATCACAGTAACGGTTTCGGAGGACGGCACCGGCCACATCTACGTCGAGTAG
- the wecB gene encoding non-hydrolyzing UDP-N-acetylglucosamine 2-epimerase, which yields MSKRVLSVVGARPQFIKAFPVSKALSGVHEEVVVHTGQHYDTMLSGVFFEELDIPEPAYNLGVGSGSHADQTGRMMIELDRVMDAESPDVVLVYGDTNSTLAGALVAAKRSASLVHIEAGLRSGNRAMPEEHNRIATDHLADVLIAPTERAVETLRTEGVDGEVHETGDVMYDALLYVRKRANEISTLRSDLGIDSTEYVLATIHRAANTDDRDRLGGIVDGLSSVDMPVVVPIHPRTERALHEYGLFETANEQLTIIDPVGYLDFVHLLDGAGLVATDSGGVQREAFYLDTPCVTMRDETEWVQTIDCGWNTLVGADGSRISRALARIDSPATKPQLYGNGQAAPRVAEVIANA from the coding sequence ATGAGTAAGCGCGTCCTTTCAGTCGTCGGCGCTCGCCCGCAGTTCATCAAGGCGTTTCCGGTTTCGAAAGCGCTCAGCGGTGTCCACGAGGAGGTCGTGGTCCATACCGGGCAACACTACGACACGATGCTCTCGGGCGTGTTCTTCGAGGAACTCGACATTCCAGAACCCGCATACAACCTCGGTGTCGGATCGGGGAGCCACGCCGATCAAACCGGACGCATGATGATCGAACTGGACAGAGTGATGGATGCAGAATCACCCGACGTGGTGCTCGTCTACGGTGATACCAACTCGACGCTCGCCGGTGCGCTGGTCGCCGCAAAGCGGTCGGCCTCGCTGGTTCACATCGAGGCCGGGCTCCGCAGCGGGAACCGAGCGATGCCCGAAGAACACAACCGGATCGCAACCGACCACCTAGCTGACGTGTTGATCGCGCCGACCGAACGGGCGGTGGAGACGCTCCGTACTGAGGGCGTCGACGGTGAGGTTCACGAGACCGGCGATGTGATGTACGATGCGCTGTTGTACGTCCGCAAACGAGCAAACGAGATATCGACCCTCCGTTCGGATCTCGGGATCGACTCGACGGAGTACGTTCTTGCGACGATTCACCGAGCGGCCAACACGGACGACCGTGATCGGCTCGGCGGGATCGTCGACGGGCTGTCGAGCGTCGACATGCCGGTCGTCGTACCGATCCACCCGCGTACGGAGCGAGCACTCCACGAGTACGGACTGTTCGAGACCGCAAACGAGCAGCTCACAATCATCGATCCGGTTGGCTACCTCGATTTCGTCCATCTACTCGACGGTGCTGGGCTGGTCGCAACCGATTCCGGTGGCGTCCAGCGCGAGGCGTTTTATCTGGACACGCCGTGTGTTACGATGCGCGACGAAACCGAGTGGGTCCAGACGATCGACTGTGGCTGGAACACGCTCGTCGGAGCCGATGGCTCCCGTATCAGCCGCGCACTCGCCCGGATCGACTCGCCGGCGACGAAACCACAGCTGTATGGGAACGGGCAGGCGGCCCCGCGCGTTGCCGAGGTGATTGCCAATGCATGA
- a CDS encoding NAD(P)/FAD-dependent oxidoreductase: MTRVTVVGGGPAGLSAALFTAKNGLSTAVFDTDETWMHKAHLFNYLGIESIDGSAFMDDAREQIDGFDVDRHQGEDVTEVKHTDESFTVVTEEDEYDSEYVVLATGADRDLAETLGCEFEDDGTVDVTISMETSIENAYATGAMVRAEEWQAVISAGDGAAAALNILTKEKGDHFHDFDTPADA; the protein is encoded by the coding sequence ATGACGCGTGTCACAGTGGTCGGCGGTGGTCCCGCGGGATTGAGCGCAGCGTTGTTCACGGCGAAAAACGGACTGTCGACGGCGGTGTTCGACACCGATGAGACGTGGATGCACAAAGCGCATCTGTTCAACTATCTCGGGATCGAAAGCATCGACGGCAGTGCGTTCATGGACGATGCCAGAGAACAGATCGACGGATTCGACGTCGATCGTCATCAAGGCGAGGACGTCACGGAGGTCAAACACACTGACGAGAGCTTTACCGTCGTAACCGAGGAGGATGAGTACGATAGCGAGTACGTCGTGCTCGCTACCGGCGCGGATCGTGATCTCGCCGAAACGTTAGGATGTGAATTCGAAGACGATGGAACGGTTGACGTCACCATCTCGATGGAAACGAGTATCGAGAATGCGTATGCGACGGGAGCAATGGTGCGTGCCGAGGAGTGGCAGGCGGTTATCTCGGCCGGTGACGGCGCAGCCGCTGCGCTGAACATTCTCACGAAAGAAAAAGGAGACCACTTCCACGACTTCGATACCCCTGCAGACGCGTAG
- a CDS encoding DUF7344 domain-containing protein: MSKDQDKEDSEPLSQDLVFDLLSSPRRRFVLHYLRSESDTIALTALADEVAAWEYETPVEELSDQERKRAYVSLYQTHIPKLADAGIVEYDTDSGEVALAPAASVIDAYLPNGDGPEIAWEFVYPLLTVVCIVLFVIGLIDIGPVGSFSVTVAGVLTLFLFGIVSLIHLVLLRYDNRRLPIDVTDNE, translated from the coding sequence ATGTCAAAAGACCAAGATAAGGAGGATTCAGAGCCGTTGTCACAGGATCTCGTTTTCGATCTACTGAGTAGCCCCCGACGTCGGTTCGTATTGCATTATCTTCGGTCTGAATCGGATACGATCGCGCTGACAGCACTCGCCGATGAAGTTGCTGCGTGGGAGTACGAAACTCCTGTCGAGGAACTGAGCGACCAGGAACGAAAACGAGCGTACGTGTCGTTGTACCAAACCCACATTCCGAAGTTAGCCGACGCCGGCATCGTGGAGTACGACACGGACAGCGGCGAAGTCGCCTTGGCACCAGCAGCCAGTGTTATCGACGCATATCTTCCGAACGGAGACGGCCCGGAGATCGCCTGGGAATTCGTGTATCCTCTGTTGACGGTCGTCTGCATCGTGCTTTTCGTGATCGGTCTGATCGACATCGGTCCGGTCGGTTCGTTTTCAGTGACGGTAGCGGGGGTGCTCACACTGTTTCTTTTCGGCATTGTATCGCTCATCCATCTCGTTTTGCTGAGATACGACAACCGACGACTTCCGATCGACGTGACCGACAATGAGTGA
- a CDS encoding DUF7344 domain-containing protein has protein sequence MSTKTPNDTQSQSVEDNGSTEVDVDGAESDDAVGPALGPDRIFEVLKNQRRRRTLQYLIERDNPVTIGALAEHIAALENDTTESALTSRERKRVYVGLYQCHLPKMDDTGVVEFNKARGTISLGPTFEQFEPYLNLDGDNADVWAHYYLLLTSASGVIFGANTLLAGLSSAQLLAGVLLGFVVLSMMHLYKTTEHLPLLAFTDR, from the coding sequence ATGAGCACCAAGACGCCGAACGATACGCAGTCTCAGTCGGTCGAAGACAACGGCTCGACGGAGGTTGACGTCGATGGTGCCGAGAGTGATGATGCTGTTGGTCCGGCGCTCGGTCCGGATCGGATCTTCGAGGTGTTGAAAAATCAACGTCGCCGACGTACTCTTCAGTATCTCATCGAACGCGATAATCCGGTGACGATCGGTGCGCTCGCCGAACATATCGCCGCGCTCGAAAACGATACGACGGAATCGGCGCTCACCTCTCGTGAGCGCAAGCGCGTGTACGTCGGTCTCTACCAGTGTCACCTCCCGAAGATGGACGATACGGGTGTGGTTGAGTTCAACAAGGCGCGAGGAACCATCTCATTGGGACCGACGTTCGAGCAGTTCGAACCGTATCTGAATCTCGATGGAGATAACGCGGACGTGTGGGCACATTACTATCTCCTGCTCACCAGTGCAAGCGGAGTGATCTTCGGGGCGAACACGCTGCTCGCCGGTTTATCGTCGGCGCAGCTACTCGCCGGTGTTCTGTTAGGGTTCGTCGTGCTTTCGATGATGCATCTCTATAAGACCACCGAGCATCTTCCGCTGCTAGCGTTCACCGATCGTTGA
- a CDS encoding polysaccharide deacetylase family protein, with translation MHDVTMAVGDDSIDDSSFALCLTHDVDRPYKSWPQSLYYTVADADPSHLVSMLPGQNPYWQFETIMSLENSLGVRSAFYFLNEPDLFHEKPVRAWAQSDDWIQQLGRYDITNPEIASIIRTLNADGWEIGLHGSYQSYRDRFRLTYEKTVLESILGETILGGRQHYLNLDGVKTWRYHTEMGLGYDASLGSSTEYGFTNGYGVKRPFNDEFIVFPLTVMESTLPDPEEHAEKARTVCERLLAEARENGAVMTVLWHPRYFSDREFPGYTDLYRFIIERARELNAWIGPPGELYPHLVNRTAHATSSEISEQKR, from the coding sequence ATGCATGATGTGACGATGGCTGTAGGCGATGATAGTATCGACGACAGCTCGTTTGCGCTGTGTCTCACCCACGACGTCGATCGGCCGTACAAGTCGTGGCCCCAGTCGCTGTACTACACGGTGGCCGATGCCGATCCATCTCACTTGGTATCGATGCTGCCGGGACAGAACCCCTACTGGCAGTTCGAGACGATCATGTCTCTCGAAAATAGCTTAGGGGTCAGATCGGCGTTTTATTTCCTGAACGAACCAGATCTGTTCCACGAGAAACCAGTACGAGCGTGGGCACAGTCTGATGATTGGATCCAACAGTTGGGTCGATACGACATCACGAACCCGGAAATCGCATCGATCATTCGGACGCTCAACGCTGACGGCTGGGAGATCGGGCTACACGGTTCCTACCAATCCTACCGCGATCGGTTTCGACTCACCTACGAAAAGACAGTACTCGAATCGATCCTCGGGGAAACGATCCTCGGTGGTCGTCAACATTACCTCAACCTCGACGGAGTGAAGACGTGGCGCTATCACACCGAGATGGGACTGGGGTACGACGCCAGCCTCGGATCAAGCACCGAGTATGGGTTTACCAACGGATATGGGGTCAAACGGCCGTTCAATGACGAATTCATCGTCTTTCCCCTGACCGTAATGGAGTCTACACTTCCCGATCCCGAAGAACACGCCGAAAAGGCACGAACGGTATGTGAGCGGCTGCTCGCTGAAGCCCGCGAGAACGGAGCGGTCATGACCGTTCTTTGGCATCCTCGATATTTCAGTGATCGAGAATTCCCCGGCTACACCGATCTGTACCGGTTTATCATCGAACGGGCACGCGAACTGAACGCGTGGATCGGTCCGCCCGGGGAACTCTACCCACACCTCGTGAATCGCACCGCACACGCTACGAGCAGTGAGATATCGGAACAGAAACGATGA
- a CDS encoding GNAT family N-acetyltransferase yields the protein METRNLSLSEWTDVLPDSGTEVFHTAPALEAVDDHTEGELQLYGGFKGDQPVALLPVFVDHKAVGRIVTSPPPSMGIPRLGPLLLSNSPKQRKKETVNYGFTAEILDDLSVDARLTLFRVICPRAYADPRPFQWNQLKVTPEFTYILDLENVTDDTVMDPFSRSLRNEMRRGEEIDVTVGVEGRGAAKRIWDSVGTHFEEQGMQPPIKWEFVRDLLEALPEHHRVYVAREPDGSFSSGIIVLYSDDTAYFWLGGIMTTYDGVSVNSLLHRRVIEDIVTEPQLESVTRYDLVGANTERLCEYKGKFSGDLVPYYVVESVGPEMKLAKGAYDFASR from the coding sequence ATCGAAACGCGCAACCTTTCTCTCTCGGAATGGACCGACGTGCTGCCCGACTCGGGAACCGAAGTGTTCCACACAGCACCGGCGCTCGAAGCCGTCGACGACCACACCGAGGGGGAGCTACAGTTGTATGGTGGCTTCAAGGGAGATCAACCGGTCGCGTTGTTGCCGGTGTTCGTCGATCACAAAGCGGTTGGTCGCATCGTGACGTCGCCGCCCCCCTCGATGGGAATTCCGCGGCTCGGACCGTTGTTGTTATCGAACAGTCCGAAACAGAGAAAGAAAGAGACGGTCAACTACGGTTTCACGGCTGAGATCCTCGATGATCTCTCCGTCGATGCGAGATTGACGTTGTTCCGTGTGATCTGTCCGCGGGCGTACGCTGATCCACGGCCGTTTCAGTGGAACCAGCTCAAGGTGACTCCCGAGTTCACCTACATCCTCGACCTTGAGAACGTGACCGACGACACGGTGATGGATCCGTTCAGCAGAAGTCTCCGAAACGAGATGCGTCGTGGCGAAGAGATCGACGTCACCGTCGGCGTCGAGGGACGGGGAGCGGCCAAACGCATTTGGGATTCGGTGGGGACCCACTTCGAGGAGCAAGGGATGCAGCCGCCGATCAAGTGGGAATTCGTACGCGATCTCCTCGAAGCGTTGCCTGAACACCATCGGGTGTACGTTGCACGAGAACCGGACGGATCGTTCAGCAGCGGTATTATCGTCCTCTACTCCGATGACACCGCCTACTTCTGGTTGGGAGGAATCATGACGACGTACGACGGCGTGAGCGTCAACAGCCTCCTCCACAGACGGGTCATCGAGGACATCGTCACGGAGCCACAGCTCGAATCGGTGACGCGCTATGATCTCGTCGGTGCGAACACGGAGCGGCTCTGTGAGTACAAAGGGAAATTCAGCGGCGATCTGGTGCCGTACTACGTCGTCGAATCCGTCGGTCCGGAGATGAAACTCGCCAAAGGAGCATACGACTTCGCTAGCCGATGA
- a CDS encoding Gfo/Idh/MocA family protein — MTSAPKRQTMPEQIPVGVIGVGTMGSHHARAYSELPRADLVGVADEDETRAQSVATEHSTRVLDHSRVIDRAAAVSIAVPTHAHAEIAREAIDAGVDVLIEKPFVREPAVGRDLIERAHEQDVVLQIGHIERFNPAIQTLMDILVDLDVIAIDARRLGPPIDRETDRSVAYDLMIHDIDILLALLRSEPSSISAVGCHDNRHVTTTLQFDDGIVGTVTASRLTQQKVRECWITAKDCLVIVDYIEQSVRIHRHSLPEYVQSANGVRYRHESITERPTVENGEPLKAELSSFLDSVADRSQPAVTGVDGLRAVEMVRQIDALATDPDAGMTSDAGLQRPIDTSSSDFTGGM, encoded by the coding sequence ATGACATCCGCTCCAAAACGACAAACCATGCCTGAGCAGATTCCAGTTGGTGTGATCGGCGTCGGTACGATGGGGAGTCATCACGCACGCGCTTATTCAGAGTTACCGCGTGCTGATCTCGTCGGTGTCGCTGACGAGGACGAAACGCGAGCACAGTCGGTTGCAACGGAACACAGCACACGCGTTCTTGATCACTCTCGCGTGATCGACCGGGCTGCGGCGGTTTCGATCGCTGTTCCGACGCACGCCCACGCCGAGATTGCCCGTGAGGCGATCGATGCAGGGGTCGACGTCCTCATCGAAAAGCCGTTCGTCCGCGAGCCAGCGGTCGGCCGGGATCTCATCGAGCGCGCCCACGAACAGGACGTGGTGTTACAGATCGGTCACATCGAGCGGTTCAACCCTGCGATCCAGACGCTCATGGACATTCTCGTCGATCTCGACGTGATAGCGATCGACGCGCGTCGGCTAGGTCCCCCGATCGATCGGGAGACCGACCGAAGCGTCGCGTACGATCTGATGATCCACGACATTGACATTCTACTCGCGCTGCTCAGAAGTGAGCCGTCGTCGATCAGCGCCGTCGGGTGTCACGACAACCGCCACGTCACCACAACGTTGCAGTTCGATGATGGAATCGTCGGTACAGTGACGGCGAGCCGCCTTACCCAACAGAAGGTGCGTGAGTGTTGGATCACGGCGAAAGACTGTCTCGTGATCGTAGACTACATCGAGCAGTCGGTTCGGATCCACCGCCACTCATTACCGGAGTACGTTCAATCCGCCAACGGCGTTCGCTACCGCCACGAAAGCATCACCGAACGGCCGACCGTCGAGAACGGCGAGCCGCTCAAAGCGGAGCTGTCGTCGTTTCTCGACTCGGTCGCTGACCGATCCCAGCCGGCCGTCACGGGCGTCGATGGATTACGAGCCGTAGAAATGGTTCGCCAGATTGATGCGCTCGCAACCGATCCCGATGCAGGGATGACCAGCGATGCTGGTCTCCAACGGCCGATCGATACGAGCAGCTCCGATTTCACTGGAGGAATGTAA
- a CDS encoding glycosyltransferase family 2 protein, with amino-acid sequence MYRDHTVGVVITAYNEEELVGDVIDSIPSFVDEVYAVDDCSTDNTWAEITEHVAVAPTDIPSFPVPDGGHRPESRIVPIRHEQNRGVGGAIKSGFREALDSGVDIVAVMDGDGQMDPDQLDRLLDPIVEGRASYAKGNRLAKRSHMASMSWFRLLGNVLLTILTRIASGYWRMRDPQNGYNAIDTTTLDRIPLSQLHDRYGFRNDVLIRLSAEGVTIADVAMPAVYGEEESGIHYTAFVPRMSWLLLGRFLWRLRAELRRNWLLSPSASESVSLLAGLVITARLRTRKRTPSWVAWLGTALSGLLIVFTMIEDRYANDGTITIEEDE; translated from the coding sequence ATGTACCGCGATCACACGGTCGGCGTCGTAATCACCGCTTACAACGAGGAGGAATTGGTTGGTGATGTCATCGACAGCATCCCCTCCTTTGTCGACGAAGTGTACGCTGTCGACGACTGTTCGACCGACAACACATGGGCGGAGATCACCGAGCACGTGGCGGTGGCACCGACGGATATCCCCTCGTTTCCGGTGCCTGATGGCGGTCATCGTCCCGAAAGCCGTATCGTACCCATTCGCCACGAGCAAAACCGTGGTGTCGGAGGTGCGATCAAATCCGGCTTTCGAGAAGCGCTGGACAGCGGCGTGGACATCGTCGCCGTGATGGACGGCGATGGACAGATGGATCCCGATCAACTCGATCGGCTGCTCGATCCCATCGTCGAGGGACGTGCCAGCTACGCGAAAGGAAACAGGCTGGCGAAACGGTCGCATATGGCGTCAATGTCGTGGTTTCGTCTGCTGGGAAACGTCCTGTTGACGATCCTCACCCGGATCGCAAGCGGCTACTGGCGCATGCGCGATCCCCAAAACGGCTACAACGCCATCGACACAACGACGCTAGATCGCATTCCGCTGTCACAGCTCCACGACCGGTACGGCTTTCGAAACGACGTGCTCATCCGACTGAGTGCCGAGGGAGTGACTATTGCTGACGTCGCAATGCCAGCGGTGTACGGCGAGGAGGAAAGCGGTATCCACTACACCGCGTTCGTTCCCCGGATGTCGTGGCTCCTGTTGGGCCGGTTTCTCTGGCGGCTCCGCGCCGAATTACGGCGAAACTGGCTGCTCTCTCCGTCAGCGTCCGAATCGGTGAGCCTGCTTGCCGGTCTCGTAATCACCGCTCGGTTGCGCACGCGAAAGCGAACACCATCGTGGGTCGCCTGGCTCGGCACAGCGCTCAGCGGACTGTTGATCGTGTTTACGATGATCGAAGATCGCTACGCGAACGACGGAACGATAACCATCGAGGAAGATGAGTAA
- a CDS encoding lipid II:glycine glycyltransferase FemX — protein sequence MGVEIERVEETETWNQLVERSPQTCLFHRYEALSIQADHTDADVHPLVGYIGEEPVGLFPLFELSRGPVRLLFSPPPELRVSYLGPALLNGNGLKQRKRERRQHEFVEGCFEWAGSTFNPRYGHLRIHSCYKDIRPFLWNDCEVTPSYTYLVDLTQGTEDLLMSFSRDARSNIRDTEQASYTIEEGGRTAIYDIIEQVDRRYARQGISYHVTPAFVTELATSLPAGAVRPYTLQIDGEFIGGLIALDDGETVYRWQGGVRSDTSTDVPVNDLLDWHVMTEAIDRNRTAYDLVGADNPRINRYKAKFNPELVPFYNVEHGSTAITTLARAYQWIRRMA from the coding sequence ATGGGAGTTGAGATCGAGCGTGTCGAGGAAACTGAAACGTGGAATCAGCTCGTCGAGCGGTCCCCACAGACGTGTCTCTTTCACCGGTATGAAGCACTGTCGATTCAGGCCGACCACACCGATGCAGACGTTCACCCGTTAGTAGGATACATCGGAGAAGAGCCAGTGGGGTTGTTCCCGTTGTTCGAACTTTCGCGGGGACCGGTTCGGTTGCTGTTTTCGCCGCCACCGGAGCTTCGGGTCTCCTATCTCGGTCCTGCGTTGTTGAACGGGAACGGGCTGAAACAGAGAAAGCGAGAACGCCGTCAACACGAGTTCGTCGAAGGGTGTTTCGAGTGGGCCGGATCGACGTTCAACCCTCGGTATGGACATCTCCGTATCCACAGCTGTTATAAGGACATCCGTCCGTTCCTCTGGAACGACTGTGAGGTGACGCCGTCGTACACGTACCTCGTGGATCTCACGCAGGGAACGGAGGATCTGTTGATGTCGTTCAGCCGGGACGCCCGGAGCAACATTCGTGACACAGAGCAAGCGTCGTACACGATCGAAGAAGGCGGTCGGACTGCGATCTACGACATCATCGAACAGGTGGACCGGCGGTATGCGCGTCAAGGCATCAGCTACCACGTTACGCCCGCCTTCGTGACAGAACTGGCGACCAGTCTTCCGGCGGGTGCAGTGCGCCCGTACACGCTTCAGATCGACGGCGAGTTCATCGGCGGACTGATCGCGCTGGACGATGGTGAGACTGTATACCGATGGCAGGGAGGTGTTCGCTCCGATACATCTACCGACGTGCCCGTCAACGATCTGCTCGACTGGCACGTCATGACCGAAGCGATCGATCGGAACCGAACTGCCTACGACCTCGTCGGCGCGGACAACCCCCGGATCAACCGGTATAAGGCGAAGTTCAACCCGGAGCTCGTTCCGTTTTACAACGTCGAACACGGGTCCACAGCGATCACGACGCTCGCACGTGCGTACCAGTGGATACGGAGGATGGCGTGA